The Euleptes europaea isolate rEulEur1 chromosome 19, rEulEur1.hap1, whole genome shotgun sequence genome includes a window with the following:
- the MRPS17 gene encoding 28S ribosomal protein S17, mitochondrial isoform X1 gives MSALRGAVHARWIIGKVIGTKMRKTAKVRVTRLVLDPYLLKFYNKRKTYFAHDPQQQCIEGDIVLLKALPVRRSKHVKHELAEIVYKVGKVIDPVTGKPCAGSKLLESVTDSENLTDRDTSYLSEKLQELTVSSSDK, from the exons ATGTCAGCGTTACGTGGAGCAGTCCATGCCAGATGGATCATAGGGAAAGTCATTGGGACCAAAATGCGGAAGACTGCCAAAGTGAGGGTAACAAGGCTGGTGCTGGATCCTTACTTACTAAAG TTCTATAACAAGCGGAAAACATATTTTGCCCACGACCCTCAGCAGCAATGCATCGAGGGAGACATTGTCCTTCTGAAAGCTTTGCCGGTGCGGAGGAGCAAGCATGTGAAACATGAACTGGCAGAAATTGTGTACAAGGTTGGGAAAGTCATTGATCCCGTGACTGGGAAGCCCTGTGCGGGATCCAAGCTCTTGGAAAGTGTAACAGATTCAGAAAACCTCACCGATAGAGACACCAGCTACCTTAGTGAAAAACTCCAAGAGCTAACTGTTTCCTCTTCAGATAAATGA
- the MRPS17 gene encoding 28S ribosomal protein S17, mitochondrial isoform X2, with the protein MSALRGAVHARWIIGKVIGTKMRKTAKVRVTRLVLDPYLLKQCIEGDIVLLKALPVRRSKHVKHELAEIVYKVGKVIDPVTGKPCAGSKLLESVTDSENLTDRDTSYLSEKLQELTVSSSDK; encoded by the exons ATGTCAGCGTTACGTGGAGCAGTCCATGCCAGATGGATCATAGGGAAAGTCATTGGGACCAAAATGCGGAAGACTGCCAAAGTGAGGGTAACAAGGCTGGTGCTGGATCCTTACTTACTAAAG CAATGCATCGAGGGAGACATTGTCCTTCTGAAAGCTTTGCCGGTGCGGAGGAGCAAGCATGTGAAACATGAACTGGCAGAAATTGTGTACAAGGTTGGGAAAGTCATTGATCCCGTGACTGGGAAGCCCTGTGCGGGATCCAAGCTCTTGGAAAGTGTAACAGATTCAGAAAACCTCACCGATAGAGACACCAGCTACCTTAGTGAAAAACTCCAAGAGCTAACTGTTTCCTCTTCAGATAAATGA